Proteins encoded within one genomic window of Cryptosporangium aurantiacum:
- a CDS encoding sensor histidine kinase — translation MNWRATLADAVLATAVAALSAATAVPISNFQSDATRVDAVGYALMVVACSALVVRRIRPMWTLAISTGAVSVYLLAGYPFGPVLLSVAIGVYSVVLARPVRRAALAAGAALVVLLTHVVFSVGTAEALAGLVPGSAWIVVPFAIGTVVRLNRQAVVRERAAEARRAADDERLRVAQEVHDVVGHGLAAITMQADIALHLLPTKPEQAETALTAISETSREALEELRATLAVLRDSTERAPTAGLARLDALTERIAASGTPVRTVVNGTARPLPPSADLVAYRVVQESLTNVLRHAGPATATVRVDYGADSVLIEVTDTGSGGAGPVDEGHGIAGMRERVTAVGGSFDAGPDTRGFRVTAKIPTP, via the coding sequence ATGAACTGGCGCGCGACCCTGGCCGACGCCGTGCTCGCGACGGCGGTCGCCGCGCTGAGCGCGGCGACCGCCGTTCCGATCAGCAACTTCCAGTCGGACGCCACCCGCGTCGACGCCGTCGGGTACGCGCTGATGGTGGTGGCCTGCTCCGCGCTGGTTGTTCGGCGAATTCGCCCGATGTGGACGCTGGCCATCAGCACCGGGGCGGTCTCGGTCTACCTGCTCGCGGGCTACCCGTTCGGGCCGGTGCTGCTCTCGGTGGCGATCGGGGTCTACAGCGTCGTGCTGGCCCGCCCGGTGCGGCGGGCGGCCCTCGCCGCCGGCGCCGCCCTGGTCGTGCTGCTGACGCACGTGGTCTTCTCGGTGGGCACGGCGGAGGCCCTGGCCGGGCTGGTACCCGGCTCGGCCTGGATCGTCGTGCCGTTCGCGATCGGGACCGTGGTGCGGCTCAACCGCCAGGCGGTGGTGCGCGAACGGGCGGCCGAGGCCCGGCGCGCTGCCGACGACGAGCGGCTCCGGGTCGCGCAGGAGGTACACGACGTCGTCGGGCACGGTCTGGCCGCGATCACGATGCAGGCCGACATCGCGCTGCACCTGTTGCCGACGAAGCCGGAGCAGGCGGAGACTGCGCTCACCGCGATCAGCGAGACGAGCCGGGAGGCGCTGGAGGAACTGCGGGCCACGCTCGCGGTGCTCCGCGACAGCACCGAGCGGGCGCCCACCGCTGGGCTGGCCCGGCTGGACGCCCTGACCGAGCGGATCGCCGCCAGCGGAACCCCGGTCCGGACCGTCGTCAACGGCACCGCCCGCCCGCTGCCCCCGTCGGCCGACCTCGTCGCCTACCGCGTCGTCCAGGAGTCGCTGACGAACGTGCTCCGGCATGCCGGACCGGCCACCGCGACCGTCCGGGTCGACTACGGTGCGGACTCTGTGCTGATCGAGGTCACGGACACCGGTTCCGGCGGCGCCGGGCCGGTCGACGAAGGGCACGGGATCGCCGGGATGCGAGAGCGGGTGACGGCCGTGGGCGGATCGTTCGACGCCGGACCGGACACCCGCGGGTTCCGGGTCACCGCGAAGATCCCGACGCCGTGA
- a CDS encoding ABC transporter ATP-binding protein — MTTDAAARTERARKIYGRGETAVTALDDVTVTFPSGQFTAIMGPSGSGKSTLMHCAAGLDPLTSGRTYLGETDLSTLSDTALTKLRRERVGFVFQSFNLLPTLTAAENITLPLALAGITPDQDWIDLVTATVGLGNRLGHRPSELSGGQQQRVAVARALATRPDVIFADEPTGNLDSAAGAELLGFLRHAVDEFRQTIVMVTHDPIAAEYADAVVRLADGRVVEERATSGLRS, encoded by the coding sequence ATGACCACCGACGCAGCGGCCCGCACCGAACGGGCCCGCAAGATCTACGGTCGCGGCGAGACCGCCGTGACCGCGCTGGACGACGTGACGGTCACGTTCCCCAGCGGGCAGTTCACCGCGATCATGGGCCCGTCCGGGTCCGGTAAGTCGACGCTGATGCACTGCGCGGCCGGGCTCGACCCGCTCACGTCCGGCCGCACCTACCTCGGCGAGACCGACCTCTCCACGCTGTCGGACACCGCGCTGACCAAACTGCGGCGCGAGCGCGTGGGCTTCGTCTTCCAGTCGTTCAACCTGCTACCGACGCTGACGGCCGCGGAGAACATCACGCTGCCGCTCGCGCTCGCAGGCATCACGCCCGATCAGGACTGGATCGACCTGGTCACGGCCACGGTCGGGCTCGGAAACCGGCTCGGGCACCGGCCCTCCGAGCTCTCCGGCGGCCAGCAACAGCGGGTCGCGGTGGCACGCGCGCTGGCGACCCGGCCGGACGTGATCTTCGCGGACGAGCCGACCGGAAACCTGGACTCGGCCGCGGGCGCCGAGCTGCTCGGCTTCCTGCGGCACGCGGTCGACGAGTTCCGGCAGACGATCGTGATGGTGACGCACGACCCGATCGCCGCCGAGTACGCGGATGCGGTGGTGCGGCTCGCCGACGGCCGGGTGGTCGAGGAACGCGCTACGTCGGGGCTCCGGTCATGA
- a CDS encoding group I truncated hemoglobin, with translation MSTEAAPETIFERIGGEPAVAAVVDLFYAKVIADPSLAPYFDGVDLEQLKEHQRLFVGQALGAERPYPGRALSVAHAGLGITPAAFAAVVGHLAASLAEAGVDDETISQIAAVLVPLEPEVVSL, from the coding sequence ATGAGCACCGAGGCAGCCCCCGAAACCATCTTCGAGCGGATCGGTGGCGAACCGGCCGTCGCCGCAGTCGTCGACCTGTTCTACGCGAAGGTCATCGCCGACCCGTCGCTCGCGCCGTACTTCGACGGCGTCGATCTGGAACAGCTGAAGGAGCACCAGCGGCTGTTCGTCGGGCAGGCGCTCGGCGCCGAGCGTCCCTACCCCGGCCGGGCGCTGAGCGTCGCGCACGCCGGCCTCGGTATCACCCCGGCGGCGTTCGCGGCCGTCGTGGGGCATCTCGCGGCGTCGCTCGCCGAGGCGGGCGTCGACGACGAGACGATCAGCCAGATCGCCGCGGTGCTCGTTCCGCTCGAACCCGAGGTCGTCTCCCTCTGA
- a CDS encoding putative bifunctional diguanylate cyclase/phosphodiesterase gives MTAVDATVDPGQGSGGDRRRAFAATWAWALRRAGATSLTADETEFRLTGAVDRLIEAARGEPFDASPAATVGAALVGLGFAEPVVLGESLRLIATEFPTVLTAEAGDATNVTDAGKRLAAIQAELATGFSTATRDRAAEEREVLRRAALATQADAQRALRASEARFRAVFGGPPIGIGLGAPDGSITDANETLANLLGLPVSALVGRRLGEFLVPEHRAGLDDAYTRLLTGEVRRTDLECRLARPGGAETWLSLRLTLVADEAGVPPRVTVVVEDVTEQRKLRLDREFQFSHDQLTGLANRVAFVERLTTLLRERGSVERVGLCFLDLDGFKVFNDSFGHPVGDELLVAVADRLRTLAGDALVARMGGDEFGILLAGTGGVADVERLAAELVRSLAVPFALADNRLTLSASIGVVEHPAADADAAELIRAAELTMYRAKSEGRGGWAVYDPHRIEQQVARYLLSTAMPAALERDEFVVEFQPLVGLTDGTVRGAEALVRWRHRELGLLSPKRFVGLAEETGAIVPIGRRVLQLACRQAARWPTTERLPGGWGPYVSVNLAVRQFRDPGLVDDVVRVLEETGLEPGRLQLELAAGAVSAVNTAPLQRLSALGVRLAVGDVSAGWANLGVLRELPIDVLKLSGGLVQRLTGTDRSPLDDQILESLVELARALGLQVVAEGIESVEQRDRLRALGCDTGQGWYYAPALGPEEFIRYLPGSAAVVAR, from the coding sequence GTGACCGCGGTCGACGCCACCGTTGACCCGGGTCAGGGCTCGGGCGGCGATCGTCGCCGGGCGTTTGCCGCAACCTGGGCCTGGGCGCTGCGGCGTGCCGGTGCCACCTCGCTGACCGCGGACGAGACCGAGTTCCGGCTGACCGGCGCCGTCGACCGGCTGATCGAGGCGGCGCGTGGTGAACCGTTCGACGCGAGCCCGGCGGCAACCGTCGGCGCCGCGCTGGTCGGGCTCGGCTTCGCCGAGCCGGTGGTGCTGGGCGAGAGCCTTCGCCTGATCGCCACCGAGTTCCCCACGGTTCTCACTGCCGAGGCGGGGGACGCGACGAACGTGACGGACGCCGGGAAGCGCCTCGCCGCAATCCAGGCGGAGTTGGCCACCGGTTTCAGCACGGCGACGCGCGACCGGGCCGCGGAGGAGCGGGAGGTGCTGCGCCGCGCCGCGCTGGCGACGCAGGCCGACGCGCAGCGGGCGCTCCGCGCGAGCGAGGCGCGCTTCCGGGCGGTGTTCGGCGGTCCGCCGATCGGCATCGGGCTCGGCGCGCCGGACGGCAGCATCACCGACGCGAACGAGACGCTGGCGAACCTCCTCGGCCTCCCGGTCAGCGCCCTGGTGGGCAGGCGCCTCGGCGAGTTCCTGGTGCCGGAGCACCGGGCCGGCCTGGACGACGCGTACACCCGCCTGCTCACCGGCGAGGTGCGCCGGACCGACCTCGAGTGCCGGCTGGCGCGCCCCGGCGGCGCGGAGACCTGGCTGTCGCTGCGCCTGACGCTGGTCGCCGACGAGGCGGGCGTCCCACCCCGGGTCACGGTGGTGGTGGAGGACGTCACCGAGCAGCGCAAGCTCCGCCTCGACCGCGAGTTCCAGTTCTCCCACGACCAGCTCACCGGGCTGGCCAACCGGGTCGCGTTCGTCGAGCGGCTCACCACGCTCCTGCGCGAGCGGGGGAGCGTCGAGCGGGTCGGGCTGTGCTTCCTCGACCTCGACGGCTTCAAGGTCTTCAACGACAGCTTCGGGCACCCGGTCGGCGACGAGCTGCTGGTCGCCGTCGCCGACCGGCTGCGGACGCTCGCGGGCGACGCGCTGGTCGCGCGGATGGGAGGCGACGAGTTCGGCATCCTGCTGGCCGGCACCGGCGGTGTCGCGGACGTGGAGCGGCTCGCGGCCGAGCTCGTCCGTTCGCTGGCGGTGCCGTTCGCGCTGGCCGACAACCGGCTCACGCTGTCGGCCAGCATCGGCGTGGTGGAACATCCGGCGGCCGACGCCGACGCGGCCGAGCTGATCCGGGCGGCCGAGCTGACGATGTACCGCGCGAAGTCCGAGGGGCGCGGCGGCTGGGCGGTCTACGACCCGCACCGCATCGAGCAGCAAGTGGCTCGATACCTGCTCTCCACCGCGATGCCCGCCGCGCTGGAGCGGGACGAGTTCGTCGTCGAGTTCCAGCCGCTGGTCGGGCTCACCGACGGCACGGTCCGCGGCGCCGAGGCGCTCGTCCGCTGGCGCCACCGGGAACTCGGGCTGCTCTCGCCGAAGCGGTTCGTCGGCCTCGCCGAGGAGACCGGCGCGATCGTTCCGATCGGCCGACGCGTGCTGCAGCTGGCCTGCCGGCAAGCCGCACGCTGGCCGACGACCGAGCGGCTGCCCGGTGGCTGGGGACCGTACGTGAGCGTCAACCTCGCCGTGCGCCAGTTCCGCGACCCCGGCCTTGTCGACGACGTCGTGCGGGTGCTGGAGGAGACCGGGTTGGAGCCGGGCCGCCTGCAGCTGGAGTTGGCGGCCGGCGCCGTATCAGCTGTGAACACCGCACCACTCCAGCGGCTCTCCGCGCTGGGCGTCCGGCTGGCGGTGGGCGACGTCAGCGCGGGCTGGGCGAACCTCGGCGTGCTCCGTGAGCTGCCGATCGACGTCCTCAAGCTCTCCGGCGGCCTGGTGCAGCGGCTGACCGGCACCGACCGCTCGCCGCTCGACGACCAGATCCTCGAGTCGCTGGTCGAGCTGGCGCGTGCGCTGGGCCTACAGGTGGTCGCCGAGGGGATCGAGAGCGTCGAGCAGCGCGACCGGCTGCGGGCGCTGGGCTGCGACACCGGGCAAGGCTGGTACTACGCACCCGCTCTCGGGCCGGAGGAGTTCATCCGGTACCTTCCGGGTTCAGCAGCCGTTGTGGCGCGGTGA
- a CDS encoding enoyl-CoA hydratase/isomerase family protein, whose amino-acid sequence MTTDMWNAIPPLLDRLATDPDVRVVVVTGAGDAFSAGADISTLTGMIPGVPAPAVLAEDALVAFPKPVVAAIRGWCVGGGCQLSVACDLRIAEEGARFGITPSKIGVVYPAATTARLVDLVGPATAKFLLFTGDFIDAERALRVGLVDELVPAGELDTRVAELARTLVSRSQLTQHAAKELIGAALAGAPTAERQRHWEEAGRAELAEGVAAFTERRAPEFPWKPAADPALS is encoded by the coding sequence ATGACCACCGACATGTGGAACGCGATCCCGCCGTTGCTGGATCGGCTCGCGACCGACCCGGACGTCCGGGTGGTGGTCGTCACGGGCGCGGGCGACGCGTTCTCCGCCGGCGCCGACATTTCGACGCTGACCGGCATGATTCCCGGCGTACCGGCCCCGGCGGTGCTCGCCGAGGACGCGCTCGTCGCGTTCCCGAAGCCGGTCGTCGCAGCGATCCGCGGCTGGTGCGTCGGCGGCGGCTGTCAGCTCTCGGTCGCCTGTGACCTGCGGATCGCCGAGGAGGGTGCCCGGTTCGGCATCACCCCGTCGAAGATCGGCGTCGTCTACCCCGCCGCGACGACCGCTCGCCTGGTCGACCTGGTGGGTCCGGCCACCGCGAAGTTCCTGCTCTTCACCGGCGACTTCATCGACGCCGAGCGCGCGCTGCGGGTGGGGCTGGTGGACGAACTGGTCCCGGCCGGTGAGCTGGACACTCGCGTGGCGGAGCTGGCGCGGACGCTGGTGAGCCGGTCCCAGCTCACCCAGCACGCCGCGAAGGAGCTGATCGGCGCCGCGCTCGCCGGGGCGCCGACCGCCGAGCGCCAGCGCCACTGGGAGGAGGCCGGCCGCGCCGAACTGGCCGAGGGGGTCGCGGCGTTCACCGAACGGCGCGCGCCCGAATTTCCCTGGAAACCCGCTGCCGATCCGGCCCTGTCGTGA
- a CDS encoding RibD family protein, producing MRPYVVVSAAVSVDGYLDDASPNRLLLSNDADFDRVDEVRAGCDAILVGAETVRRDNPRLLVRSAERRAAREARGAIGSPLRVVLTRSGRLDPAAAVFAPGAETVVYRGEALDVVLADLVRRGVGRLLVEGGGSVQAQFLTAGLVDELHLVVAPFFVGDPAAPRFAGPGTYPNGPDRRMRLVETRPIGDVVLLRYLLGSR from the coding sequence GTGAGGCCCTACGTCGTGGTGTCGGCAGCGGTCTCGGTCGACGGCTACCTCGACGACGCGAGCCCGAACCGCCTCCTGCTCTCCAACGACGCGGACTTCGACCGCGTCGACGAGGTCCGCGCCGGGTGCGACGCGATCCTGGTCGGCGCCGAGACCGTACGGCGGGACAACCCCCGGCTGCTGGTGCGTTCGGCCGAACGGCGCGCCGCGCGGGAGGCCCGCGGTGCGATCGGGTCACCGCTGCGGGTCGTGCTCACCCGCAGCGGGCGGCTCGACCCGGCGGCCGCGGTGTTCGCGCCGGGTGCCGAGACCGTCGTCTACCGGGGTGAGGCGCTGGACGTGGTCCTCGCCGACCTGGTCCGGCGCGGCGTGGGACGGTTGCTCGTCGAGGGCGGCGGCAGCGTCCAGGCGCAGTTCCTCACCGCCGGGCTGGTCGACGAGCTGCACCTCGTCGTCGCCCCGTTCTTCGTCGGCGACCCGGCCGCACCCCGGTTCGCGGGCCCCGGGACCTATCCGAACGGGCCCGACCGGCGCATGCGGCTGGTCGAGACCCGTCCGATCGGGGACGTCGTCCTGCTGCGGTACCTGCTGGGGTCCCGGTGA
- a CDS encoding DUF2252 domain-containing protein, which translates to MGGLTVVSPVGYELGRNARTRVSRADQAELGDDGRNPLTLLAGADAHRLAELLPLRYERMIASPFSFFRGAATVMAHDLALRPHSGLFVQAGGNAHLQNFGMSGTPDRRLVFDLNDFDETLEAPFEWDLKRLVSSVILAARANRFKNGEAAAAATSAAAGYREAMNDYATRRALEVWYDRVEVDDLVPLLNRGRASVPTLQAVEKARSRDHLSAAAKLTERINGGWRLREDPPLLTHVSDTSEGGMDEELVRRCIREYRQTLPADRRVLLDRYAFVDFARKVVGVGSVGSRCWVVLLAASANDPLLLQVKEAGPSVLEWHLTPSPYRNAGQRVVEGQRLIQAAPDVLLGWFRDPAGGHDYYVRQLWDAKGSFDTSTFNASGLATYSRLCGRVLARAHARSGDPAAIAGYIGHGDRFDRSMVKFGQRYADRTEADHTRLVKAVREGEMPAPQRPRAVAPPVTAPLHA; encoded by the coding sequence ATGGGTGGATTGACCGTCGTGTCTCCGGTCGGGTATGAACTCGGCCGCAACGCTCGCACCAGGGTGTCCAGAGCTGACCAGGCCGAACTCGGGGACGACGGACGCAATCCGTTGACGCTTCTCGCCGGGGCGGACGCACACCGTCTCGCGGAACTGCTGCCGCTGCGATACGAGCGCATGATCGCGTCCCCATTCAGCTTTTTCCGCGGTGCGGCCACCGTGATGGCGCACGATTTAGCGCTACGACCGCACAGCGGGTTGTTCGTCCAGGCCGGTGGAAATGCGCACCTGCAGAACTTCGGGATGTCCGGCACCCCGGATCGACGCCTGGTTTTTGACCTCAACGATTTTGACGAGACGCTGGAAGCGCCGTTCGAATGGGATCTGAAACGGCTGGTCAGCAGCGTGATCCTGGCCGCGAGGGCGAATCGCTTCAAGAACGGTGAGGCAGCGGCGGCCGCCACCAGCGCTGCTGCGGGCTACCGCGAGGCGATGAACGACTACGCGACCCGGCGGGCGCTCGAAGTCTGGTACGACCGGGTCGAAGTCGACGATCTGGTGCCGTTGTTGAATCGCGGCCGGGCAAGCGTGCCGACGCTGCAGGCGGTCGAAAAAGCGCGCAGCCGTGACCACCTGAGTGCGGCGGCCAAGCTGACCGAGCGGATCAACGGTGGCTGGCGGCTGCGCGAGGATCCGCCGTTGCTCACCCATGTCTCGGACACGTCCGAGGGCGGTATGGACGAGGAACTGGTCCGCCGGTGCATCCGCGAGTACCGGCAGACGTTGCCCGCCGATCGCCGGGTGCTGCTCGACCGGTACGCGTTCGTCGACTTCGCACGGAAGGTCGTGGGTGTCGGCAGCGTGGGCAGCCGGTGCTGGGTCGTGCTGCTCGCGGCGTCTGCGAACGATCCGCTGCTGCTGCAGGTGAAGGAGGCCGGTCCGTCGGTGCTCGAGTGGCACCTCACGCCGAGCCCGTATCGCAACGCCGGGCAGCGGGTCGTCGAGGGTCAGCGGCTGATCCAGGCGGCGCCGGACGTCCTGCTCGGCTGGTTCCGCGATCCGGCGGGTGGCCACGACTACTACGTCCGGCAGCTCTGGGACGCCAAGGGATCGTTCGACACGTCCACGTTCAACGCGTCCGGCCTGGCGACCTACTCGCGGCTGTGCGGCCGGGTGCTGGCCAGGGCCCACGCCCGCAGCGGTGACCCGGCGGCGATCGCCGGCTACATCGGACACGGCGACCGGTTCGACCGCTCGATGGTGAAGTTCGGCCAGCGGTACGCCGACCGCACCGAAGCCGACCACACGCGGCTGGTCAAGGCGGTGCGCGAGGGTGAGATGCCCGCGCCGCAGCGTCCGCGTGCGGTGGCGCCACCGGTGACCGCTCCGCTGCACGCCTAG
- a CDS encoding response regulator — MTIRVLLADDQALVRLGLRALLDNEPDIEVVDDVADGLAAVAAAARTRPDVILMDVRMPGIDGIEATRRIVAAPETAGTRIVVLTTFEIDEYIFDALRVGASGFLLKDTRPAELLDAIRQVVAGGALLSPSVTRRVVKTFVDRPSRTSRPHPRWTSLTDREQEIAELVAEGLSNDEIADRLVISPATVRTHVGRAMVKLGARDRAQLVVFAYQSGAGT; from the coding sequence GTGACGATCCGGGTGCTGCTCGCCGACGACCAGGCGCTGGTGCGCCTGGGCCTGCGTGCGCTGCTGGACAACGAACCGGACATCGAGGTGGTCGACGACGTCGCCGACGGGCTCGCCGCCGTCGCGGCCGCTGCCCGTACGCGTCCGGACGTCATCCTGATGGACGTCCGGATGCCGGGAATCGACGGCATCGAGGCCACCCGTCGGATCGTCGCGGCGCCGGAGACCGCAGGCACCCGGATCGTGGTGCTGACCACGTTCGAGATCGACGAGTACATCTTCGACGCGCTGCGGGTCGGCGCCTCCGGCTTCCTCCTCAAGGACACCCGGCCGGCCGAGCTGCTGGACGCGATCCGCCAGGTCGTCGCCGGCGGGGCGCTACTGTCACCGTCGGTGACTCGCCGGGTCGTGAAGACGTTCGTCGACCGGCCCAGCCGGACGTCCCGCCCGCATCCGCGCTGGACCAGCCTCACCGACCGGGAGCAGGAGATCGCCGAGCTGGTGGCCGAGGGCCTGTCCAACGACGAGATCGCCGACCGGCTGGTGATCAGCCCGGCCACGGTCCGGACCCACGTCGGGCGGGCCATGGTGAAGCTCGGCGCCCGCGACCGCGCCCAGCTGGTCGTTTTCGCCTACCAGTCCGGCGCGGGCACCTAG
- a CDS encoding sensor histidine kinase, which produces MTVSTFRSRAQMLEPYAILGQPAEPDLEAIASIAAHICGAPTAVVNLLDDTHQHQVAAFGFARSVCDREDAMCAISINLPEPVYVPDARLDPRWAENPFVTGVIGDVRFYSSTQLVNARGEVLGTLCVFDEQVREITREQRTQLELLAHQVVDVLELRRQSFELQAAIGQLERAREELVRSNEHLAAFAGQVSHDLKNPLASVVGYLHNLSEVGAVVAEPEAAWCTQRALAASQRMSDMIGHLLDYASVGGSLTFEPVNLEQLLSDLTDDLSDAIASVGGSITVEDKLPTVRADRVQLRAVLQNLISNALKFRRLSRAPHVAISAALRDGTWLIRVADNGIGIPHDRREQAFALLSRVHDESAREIAGNGIGLATCKRIVTAHGGEIGLADTPGGGTTVWFTLPSEVPALP; this is translated from the coding sequence ATGACGGTCAGCACGTTCCGTAGCCGTGCCCAGATGCTGGAGCCGTACGCGATCCTCGGCCAGCCTGCCGAGCCCGATCTGGAGGCGATCGCCAGCATCGCCGCGCACATCTGCGGCGCTCCCACGGCGGTCGTGAACCTGCTCGACGACACCCACCAGCACCAGGTGGCCGCGTTCGGCTTCGCCCGGTCGGTCTGTGACCGCGAGGACGCCATGTGTGCGATCTCGATCAACCTGCCCGAACCGGTGTACGTCCCGGACGCCCGGCTCGACCCGCGCTGGGCGGAGAACCCGTTCGTCACCGGCGTGATCGGCGACGTCCGGTTCTACTCGTCCACCCAGCTGGTGAACGCCCGTGGCGAGGTACTCGGGACGCTCTGCGTCTTCGACGAGCAGGTCCGCGAGATCACCCGGGAGCAGCGGACCCAGCTGGAGTTGCTCGCCCACCAGGTCGTCGACGTGCTGGAGCTGCGCAGGCAGAGCTTCGAGCTGCAGGCTGCGATCGGCCAGCTGGAGCGCGCCCGCGAGGAGCTGGTCCGCTCCAACGAGCACCTGGCCGCGTTCGCCGGGCAGGTCAGCCACGACCTGAAGAACCCGCTGGCCAGCGTCGTCGGGTACCTGCACAACCTCTCCGAGGTCGGCGCGGTGGTCGCGGAGCCGGAAGCCGCCTGGTGCACCCAGCGGGCGCTCGCCGCCAGCCAGCGGATGAGCGACATGATCGGACACCTGCTCGACTACGCGAGCGTCGGCGGCTCTCTGACGTTCGAGCCGGTCAACCTGGAACAGCTGCTGAGCGACCTGACCGACGACCTGAGCGACGCGATCGCCTCGGTCGGCGGCTCGATCACGGTCGAGGACAAGCTGCCGACGGTCCGCGCCGACCGGGTGCAGCTGCGGGCGGTGCTGCAGAACCTGATCAGCAACGCGCTGAAGTTCCGGCGCCTCTCCCGGGCCCCGCACGTCGCGATCAGCGCGGCGCTCCGGGACGGCACCTGGTTGATCCGGGTGGCCGACAACGGGATCGGCATCCCGCACGACCGGCGCGAGCAGGCGTTCGCGCTGCTCAGCCGGGTCCACGACGAGTCGGCCAGGGAAATCGCCGGCAACGGCATCGGGCTGGCGACCTGCAAGCGGATCGTCACCGCGCACGGCGGCGAGATCGGGCTCGCGGACACTCCGGGCGGTGGGACGACGGTCTGGTTCACGCTCCCGTCCGAGGTGCCCGCGTTGCCCTGA
- a CDS encoding dCMP deaminase translates to MNVADPGELTEADLHWLRQAIELSRRCPPSSTAFSVGALIVDADGTVVADGWSRRDDPHEHAEEAALARVGTVAGAATIYSSLEPCSARASRPRSCTELILAAGLRRVVFAWREPEIFVDCDGAERLRDAGATVIEVPSLAPLVRKVNAHLASCR, encoded by the coding sequence GTGAACGTGGCCGACCCCGGTGAGCTCACCGAGGCGGACCTGCACTGGCTCCGCCAGGCGATCGAGCTCTCCCGGCGCTGCCCGCCGTCGAGCACCGCGTTCTCGGTCGGCGCGTTGATCGTCGACGCCGACGGCACGGTCGTCGCGGACGGCTGGTCCCGCCGCGACGATCCGCACGAGCACGCCGAGGAGGCCGCGCTGGCGCGGGTCGGCACCGTGGCGGGGGCCGCCACGATCTACAGCTCGCTGGAGCCGTGCTCCGCCCGCGCGTCCCGGCCGCGGAGCTGCACCGAGCTGATCCTGGCCGCCGGACTGCGCCGGGTGGTGTTCGCCTGGCGGGAGCCGGAGATCTTCGTCGACTGTGACGGTGCCGAACGGCTGCGGGACGCCGGAGCCACCGTGATCGAGGTGCCGTCGCTGGCTCCGCTGGTTCGCAAGGTCAACGCGCACCTGGCCAGCTGCCGCTGA
- a CDS encoding NAD-dependent epimerase/dehydratase family protein, with protein MKVIVFGATGMVGQGVLRECLLAPDVSEVLSVGRRPLGRSDPKLREVVQPDLADLTPVADEFRGYDACFFCLGVSSVRMSEPDYRRVTYDLTMSVARLLAERNPDMTFVYVSGQGTDSTEQGRSMWARVKGKTENDLLALPLDAYMFRPGFIQPMHGEGPSSPVYRSMYRVLRPLTLLMTRFFPKYATTTERVGRAMLAVTREKRDTHVLGNPEISSLGA; from the coding sequence ATGAAGGTGATCGTTTTTGGTGCAACCGGGATGGTCGGCCAGGGGGTACTTCGCGAGTGCCTGCTCGCTCCGGACGTGTCCGAGGTGCTGTCGGTGGGGCGCCGGCCTCTCGGGCGATCGGACCCGAAGCTGCGCGAGGTCGTGCAGCCCGACTTGGCCGACCTCACGCCGGTCGCGGACGAGTTTCGGGGGTACGACGCCTGTTTCTTCTGCCTCGGCGTCTCGTCGGTCCGGATGTCGGAGCCCGACTACCGGCGGGTCACCTACGATCTGACGATGTCGGTGGCCCGGCTGCTCGCCGAGCGCAACCCGGACATGACGTTCGTCTACGTCTCCGGGCAGGGCACCGACAGCACCGAGCAGGGCCGGTCGATGTGGGCCAGGGTGAAGGGCAAGACCGAGAACGACCTACTGGCGCTACCGCTGGACGCGTACATGTTCCGGCCGGGCTTCATCCAGCCGATGCACGGCGAGGGCCCGAGCAGCCCGGTCTACCGCTCGATGTACCGGGTCCTCCGGCCGCTGACGCTGCTCATGACCCGATTCTTTCCGAAGTACGCCACGACGACGGAGAGGGTCGGCCGAGCGATGCTCGCCGTGACCCGCGAGAAGCGCGACACCCACGTCCTGGGCAACCCGGAAATCAGTTCCCTCGGGGCCTAG